The Rhinoraja longicauda isolate Sanriku21f unplaced genomic scaffold, sRhiLon1.1 Scf001885, whole genome shotgun sequence sequence acacacacacacacacaccccacaccccactcacacacacacaccccacacatacacacacacacacacaccccacccacacacacacacacacaccccacacacacacacaccccacagacacacacaccccacacacacacagacacacacacacacacacacacacacacacacaccccacacacacacaccccacacacacacacatacacaccgcacacacacacaccccacacacacaccccacacgcacacatgcacaccccacacacacaccccacacacacacacacacacacacacacaaacacacacacacacacacacacacacacacacacacacacacacacacacacacccacacccacaccccacacacacacaccccacacacacacacacacaccccacacacacacacacacacacacacacacacacacacacaccccacacacacaccctacacacacacacacaccccgcacaaacaccccacacacacacccacacacacaccccccacacacacacacacacacaccccacaccacacacacaccccacacacacacacacaccccacacacacacacaccacccacacacacacaccccacacacgcacataccccacacacaccccacacacatacacacacacacagataccccacacacacacaccccacacacacacacacacaccccacacacaccccgcacacacacacacacacaccacacacacacaccccgcacacacacacacaccccacaccccactcacacacacaccccacacatacacacacacacaccccacccacacacacacacacacacacacacaccccacacatacacacacaccccacacacacacacaccccacacaccccacacacacaccccacacacacacacacacacacaccccacccacacacacacacacacacacacacaccccacacatacacacacaccccacacacacacacacacacacaccccacacatacacacacaccccacacacacacacaccccacacaccccacacacacaccccacacacacacacatacacaccgcacacacacacacaccccacacacacaccccacacacaccccccacacacacacacctcacacacaccccacacacacacacaccccacacacaccccacacacacacacaccccccacacacacacacacaccccccacacacacaccccccacacacacacaccccacacacacacaccccacacacacacaccccacacacacacaccccacacacacacaccccacacacacatacacacacacacacacacacacacacacacatacaccccacacacacaccccacacacacacacatacacaccccacacacacacacaccccacacacacccagcacccacacacacacacccacacacacaccccacacacacaacacacacacacacacacacacacacacacacacacacacacacacacaccacaccccacacacacacacacacacaccccacacacacacacacactccacacacacacacacacaccccacacacacctcccacatacacacaccccccacacacaaacacacaccccacacacacacaccccacacacacacaccccacacacacacaccccacacacacacacaccccacacagacaccccacacacacacacacacaccccacaccacacacacacacaccacccccacacacacaccccacacacacacacaccacccacacacaccacacacacacaccacccacacaccacccacacacacaccccacacacacaccccacacacaccacacacacacacaccccacacacacaaaccccacacacacacacaccccacacacacacaccccacacacaccccacacacacacacacaccccacacacacacaccccacacacacacacacaccccccacacacacacacacacacacacacacacacacacacacaccccccacacacacacaccccacacaccccccccacacacacacacaccccacacacacaccccacacacactcaccccacacacacaacacacacacccacacacacacacacacacacacacaccacaccccacacacacacacaccccacacacacacacacactccacacacacaccccacacacaccccccacacacacacacacacctcacacacaccccacacacacacacacaccacacacacaccccacacacaccccacacatacacacaccccccacacacacacacacaccccacacacacacaccccacacacacacaccccacacacacacaccccacacacacacaccccacacacacaaacccacacacacacaccccacacccacaccccacacacacacccacacactccacacacacacacacacacaccccacacacacaccccacatacacaccccacacacacaccctacacacacacacaccccgcacaaacaccccacacacacacccacacacacacccccccacacacaccccacacacacacacaccccacaccacacacacaccccacacacgcacacaccacccacacacacacaccccacacacgcacacaccccacacacacacaccacacacacaccccacaccccccacacacacacacacaccccacacacacacacacaccccacacacacacaccccacacacacacacacacacacataccccacacacacacaccccacacacacacacatacacaccccacacacacacacaccccacacacaccccgcacacacacaccgcgcacacacacacccacaccacacacacaccgcgcacacacacacacacacacccacaccacacacacaccgcgcacacacacacccacaccacacacacaccgcgcacacacacacacacacacaccccacaccccactcacacacacacaccccacacatacgcacacacacacacacaccccacccacacacacacacacacaccccacacatacacacaccccacacacacacacaccccacacacatacacaccccacacacacacacacacacacacaccccacaccccactcacacacacacaccccacacatacacacacacacacacaccccacccacacacacacacacacaccccacacacacacacaccccacagacacacacaccccacacacacacagacacacacacacacacacacacacacacacacacaccccacacacacacaccccacacacacacacatacacaccgcacacacacacaccccacacacacaccccacacgcacacatgcacaccccacacacacaccccacacacacacacacacacacacacacaaacacacacacacacacacacacacacacacacacacacacacacacacacacacacacacacacacacacacacacacacccacacccacaccccacacacacacaccccacacacacacacacacacaccccacacacacacacacacacacacacacacacacacacaccccacacacacaccctacacacacacacacacacaccccgcacaaacaccccacacacacacccacacacacaccccccacacacacacacacacacaccccacaccacacacacaccccacacacacacacacaccccacacacacacacaccacccacacacacacaccccacacacgcacataccccacacacaccccacacacatacacacacacacagataccccacacacacacaccccacacacacacacacacaccccacacacaccccgcacacacacacacacacaccacacacacacaccccgcacacacacacacaccccacaccccactcacacacacaccccacacatacacacacacacaccccacccacacacacacacacacacacaccccacacatacacacacaccccacacacacacacaccccacacaccccacacacacaccccacacacacacacatacacaccgcacacacacacacaccccacacacacaccccacacacaccccccacacacacacacctcacacacaccccacacacacacacaccccacacacaccccacacacacacacaccccccacacacacacacacaccccccacacacacaccccccacacacacacaccccacacacacacaccccacacacacacaccccacacacacacaccccacacacacacaccccacacacacacacacacacacacacacacacacacacacacacacacacacacacacatacaccccacacacacaccccacacacacacacatacacaccccacacacacacacaccccacacacacccagcacccacacacacacacccacacacacaccccacacacacaacacacacacacacacacacacacacacactccacacacacacacacacaccccacacacacctcccacatacacacaccccccacacacaaacacacaccccacacacacacaccccacacacacacaccccacacacacacaccccacacacacacacaccccacacagacaccccacacacacacacacacaccccacaccacacacacacaccacccccacacacacaccccacacacacacacaccacccacacacaccacacacacacaccacacacacaccacccacacacacaccccacacacacaccccacacacacaccacacacacacacaccccacacacacaaaccccacacacacacacaccccacacacacacaccccacacacaccccacacacacacacacacacaccccacacacacacaccccacacacacacacacaccccccccacacacacacacacacacacacacacacacacacacaccccccacacacacacaccccacacaccccccccacacacacacacaccccacacacacaccccacacacactcaccccacacacacaacacacacacacacacacacacacacaccacaccccacacacacacacaccccacacacacacacacactccacacacacaccccacacacaccccccacacacacacacacacctcacacacaccccacacacacacacacaccacacacacacccacacacaccccacacatacacacaccccccacacacacacacacaccccacacacacacaccccacacacacacaccccacacacacacaccccacacacacacaccccacacacacaaacaccccacacacacacaacccacacacacacacaccccacacacacacacacacacacacacacacacacacacacacacatacaccccacacacacaccccacacacatacacacacacacccacacacacacacacacccacacacacacaccccccacacgcacacacgcacaccccacacccacaccccacacacacacaccctcacacacaccccacacacacacacacacaccacccacacacacacaccccacacacgcacacaccccacaccaccccacacacacacacacacacacacacacacacataccccacacacacacaccccacacacacacacacatacacaccccacacacacacaccccacacacaccccgcacacacacacaccccacaccccgcacacatacgcacatacacaccccacacacacacacccacacacacaccccccacacgcacacacacacacacaccaccccacccacacacacacacacacaccccacacacacacacacaccccacacacacacacaccccacacacacacacacacacaccccacacacacacacacatacacaccccacacacacacccacaccacacaccccccacacgcacacacgcacaccccacacccacaccccacacacacacacccctcacacacaacccacgcacacacacacacacacacacacacacacactccacacacacacacacaccccacacacacaccccacacacacacacacatacacaccccacacacacacacaccccacacacaccccgcacacacacacacacacacaccacacacacacacacaccccgcacacacacacacacacacaccccacaccccactcacacacacaccccacacacacacacaccccacacacacacacaccccacacacacacaccccacaccccacacacacacacacaccccacaccccgcacacatacgcacatacacaccccacacacacacacccacacacacaccccccacacgcacacacgcacaccccacacccacaccccacacacacacacccctcacacacaccccacacacacacacaccccacacacatacacaccccacacacacacacaccccacaccccgcacacacacgcacatacacaccccacacacacacaccccacacacaccccccacacacacacacacaccccacaccccacacacaccccacacacaccccacacacaccccacacacacctcccacatacacacacccccacacacaaacacacaccccacacacacacaccccacacacacacaccccacacacacacacaccccacacacacacaccccaaacacacacaccccccacacacacacacacacgcacacacatacaccccacacacacaccccacacacacaccacacccacacacacaccccccacatgcacacacgcacacccccacacccacaccccacacacacaccccacacacacaacccacacacacacacacacacacacacacacacacacacacacacacacaccccacacacacacccacacacacacacacacacacacacaccccacacccacaccccacacacacacccacacacacacacacacacacacacacacacacacacacccaacacccacaccccacacacacacccacacactccacacacacacacacaccccacacacaccccacacacacacacaccccacaccacacacacaccccacacacgcacacaccacccacacacacacacacacataccccacacacacacaccccacacacacacacatacacaccccacacacacacacaccccacacacaccccgcacacacacacacccacaccacacacacaccgcgcacacacacacacacacacacacacacacaccccacaccccactcacacacacacacccacacatacacacacacacacacaccccacccacacacacacacacaccacccacacacacacacaccccacacatacacacaccccacacacacacacaccccacacacatacacaccccacacacacacacaccccccacacacacacaccccacacacacacacacacacacacacacacacacacacacacacaccccataccccacccacacacacacacacacacaccccacacacacaccccacacacacacacatacacaccgcacacacacacacaccccacacacacacaccccccacacgcacacatgcacaccccacacacacaccccacacacacaacccacacacacacaaacacacacacacacacacacacacacacacacacacacacacacacacccacacccacaccccacacacacacaccccacacacacacacacacactccacacacacacacacaccccacacacacaccccccacacacaccccacacacacaccctacacacacacacacaccccgcacaaacaccccacacacacacccacacacacaccccccacacacacaccccacacacacacacacacacacacacacaccccacacacaccacacaccccacacacccccccacacacaccacacaccccacacacacaccccacacacactcactcccccccaaaaACCTTCCTTCTctgtatccctccctccctcctcttctatCGCTGTGCCGACCTGTTGAAGCGTTGCAATTTTTTCTTGACACTTGAGGCTGTGTTTGACGTTGTGCTcctctctcttgctctcccctctcactccccctctctctctctctctctctctcgctcctcctctctctcctctctctctctctcccactctctctctctctctctccccctctctctctccctctctctctcctctctctctctcttgctctccactctcactccctctctctctctctctctccccctcttctctctcccttctctctctctctctctctcctctctctctctctctctctctctctctctctctctctcctctctctctctctctctcttcctctctctctctctctctctctctcccccctctctctcttctcccccctctctctgtccctctctctctctctctcctctctctctcttgctctcccctctcactccccctctctctctctctctccccccctctctctctctcccctctctctctctctctctccccctctctatctccccccctctctcacccccctctctctcacccccccctctctcacccccccctctctccccccccccccccccagggaggGGGGAACGTGTTACCGGGAGTGCACGGGCCGGGTGCTGCTGCCCAACGTCACCTCGTCTGCCCTGGGGTCGATGAAGGGCAGTGGGATCTCTGCCAGTGGCCTGGCGTACtgcctgtgggtgctgtctgtctccaACTCTCTGGAACCCTGCCCTGACCAGCACCCCTGCCCTTCCATCAGCCTGACCGTGGCCTCCGATATCAGCCTCGAGTGTGGGGTAagtacctcccctcccctcccctcccctcccctcccctcccctcccctcccctcccctctcctcccctctcctcccctctcctcccctcccctcccctcccctctcctcccctcccctcccctcccctctcctctcctcccctctcctcccctcccctcccctctcctcctcccctcccctctcctctcctcccctctcctcccctcccctcccctcccctctcctcccctcccctcccctcccctctcccccctcccctcccctcccctcccctcccctctcctcccctcctcccctctcctcccctcccctcccctctcctcccctctcctctcctcccctctcctcccctcccctcccctcccctcccctcccctcccctcccctcccctcccctcccctccccaccctcccctcccctccccttccctcccctcccctctcccaccctcccctcccctccccaccctcccctcccctcccctccccacccctctccccaccctcccctcccctctccccaccctcccctcccctcccctcccctctccccaccctcccctcccctcccctctccctcccc is a genomic window containing:
- the LOC144591787 gene encoding multiple epidermal growth factor-like domains protein 8, with product MKGSGISASGLAYCLWVLSVSNSLEPCPDQHPCPSISLTVASDISLECGKDYVYAFDGLPRFLTEAQPASAIYADPRLIGAFCGWGQEHPITVEAHS